Proteins from a single region of Catenulispora acidiphila DSM 44928:
- a CDS encoding response regulator encodes MPEPIRVLIAEDAVLLREGLARLLADSGFDVVAKVDDGKGMVEAADALKPDVIVADVRMPPSFTDEGLRAAVQVRAKYPDMAILVFSQAVEAAYAQELFSTSANGLGYLLKERVAEVEEFVDALKRVAAGGTALDPEVVAQLLGRRKRNDPLETLTPREREVLAMMAEGRSNSAIAAGLFVTEKAVEKHTSSIFTKLNLTPAAEDHRRVMAVLRYLNV; translated from the coding sequence ATGCCCGAACCCATCCGCGTCCTGATCGCCGAAGACGCGGTCCTGCTCCGCGAGGGCCTGGCCAGGCTCCTCGCGGATTCGGGGTTCGACGTCGTGGCGAAGGTCGACGACGGCAAGGGCATGGTCGAGGCCGCCGACGCCCTGAAGCCGGACGTGATCGTCGCCGACGTCCGCATGCCGCCGAGCTTCACCGACGAGGGACTGCGCGCGGCGGTGCAGGTCCGAGCTAAATACCCTGATATGGCCATCCTGGTCTTCAGCCAGGCCGTCGAGGCCGCCTACGCGCAGGAGCTGTTCTCCACCAGCGCCAACGGTCTGGGCTACCTGTTGAAGGAGCGCGTCGCCGAGGTCGAGGAGTTCGTCGACGCCCTGAAGCGGGTCGCCGCCGGCGGCACGGCGCTGGATCCCGAGGTCGTGGCGCAGCTTCTGGGCCGCCGCAAGAGGAACGACCCGCTGGAGACGCTGACGCCGCGCGAGCGCGAGGTGCTGGCGATGATGGCCGAGGGCCGCTCCAACTCGGCGATCGCCGCCGGGCTGTTCGTCACCGAGAAGGCGGTGGAGAAGCACACGTCGAGCATCTTCACCAAGCTGAACCTCACGCCGGCGGCGGAGGACCACCGCCGGGTGATGGCGGTCCTGCGCTACCTGAACGTCTGA
- a CDS encoding sensor histidine kinase — translation MITTVGAKAAARREGDTAPTLGPGELLKGPFTGRALRQQGYLLVSFVAAFVQVLVLTVTLALGGALVVLVVGLPLLLAGLVSLRWNSRRERLRILRLTGERVPEPYREPGPSGNPLQRLLGHLSDPATWRDLVHLVVASGLGLGWFLVAVGSWVLPLGAVTLPFWYTALPEHRIPLMHVNGSEYYISTLPSILAFSAVTLAFVWLVNPTLLELGTRTQTGLGRALLGLSRLELDRRETALRTTRSQAVSAAEAERRRIERDLHDGAQQRLVALAMDLGRAKSKLKTGDEADSEAAAQLVAEAHEGVKLALSELRDLARGIHPAVLTDRGLDAALSALAGRSPIPVEVDADLPWRPSPEVESAAYFVASEALANMAKHAHATRAWIELEIREDHLRMIVGDNGVGGAQTDPGGGLDGLSDRIAPLDGILSVSSPLGGPTQIIMEMPCPNPSAS, via the coding sequence ATGATCACGACTGTGGGAGCCAAGGCCGCCGCCCGGCGCGAGGGGGACACCGCGCCGACGCTCGGCCCGGGCGAGCTGTTGAAGGGTCCCTTCACCGGCCGCGCCCTGCGCCAGCAGGGGTACCTGCTGGTCTCGTTCGTCGCGGCGTTCGTGCAGGTCCTGGTGCTGACGGTGACGCTGGCCCTCGGCGGCGCGCTGGTCGTGCTGGTCGTCGGGCTGCCGCTGCTGCTGGCCGGGCTGGTGAGCCTGCGCTGGAACAGCCGGCGCGAGCGGCTCCGGATCCTGCGCCTGACCGGCGAGCGGGTGCCCGAGCCCTACCGGGAGCCCGGGCCCTCCGGCAACCCGCTGCAGCGGCTGCTGGGCCACCTGTCCGACCCCGCGACCTGGCGGGACCTGGTGCACCTGGTGGTGGCCTCGGGCCTGGGACTCGGCTGGTTCCTCGTGGCGGTGGGCAGCTGGGTGCTGCCGCTCGGCGCGGTCACGCTGCCGTTCTGGTACACCGCGCTGCCGGAGCACCGGATCCCGCTGATGCACGTGAACGGCAGCGAGTACTACATCAGCACTCTGCCGTCCATCCTCGCCTTCTCCGCGGTCACGCTGGCCTTCGTCTGGCTGGTCAACCCGACCCTGCTGGAACTGGGGACCCGGACCCAGACCGGTCTGGGCCGCGCCCTGCTCGGGCTGAGCCGCCTGGAGCTGGACCGCCGCGAGACGGCGCTGCGCACCACCCGCAGCCAGGCCGTCAGCGCCGCCGAAGCCGAGCGCCGCCGGATCGAGCGCGACCTGCACGACGGCGCGCAGCAGCGGCTGGTCGCCCTGGCGATGGACCTGGGCCGGGCCAAGTCGAAGCTGAAGACCGGCGACGAGGCCGATTCCGAGGCCGCCGCGCAGCTGGTCGCCGAAGCGCACGAAGGCGTGAAGCTGGCCCTGAGCGAGCTGCGCGATCTGGCGCGCGGCATCCACCCGGCGGTCCTGACCGACCGCGGCCTGGACGCGGCGCTGTCCGCCCTGGCCGGCCGCTCCCCGATCCCGGTGGAGGTGGACGCCGACCTGCCCTGGCGCCCGAGCCCGGAAGTGGAGTCGGCGGCGTACTTCGTGGCCTCCGAGGCGCTGGCGAACATGGCCAAGCACGCCCACGCCACCCGCGCCTGGATCGAGCTGGAGATCCGCGAGGACCACCTGCGGATGATCGTCGGCGACAACGGCGTCGGCGGTGCACAAACCGATCCCGGCGGCGGTCTCGATGGTCTGTCCGACCGCATCGCGCCACTGGATGGCATCCTGTCGGTCAGCAGCCCACTCGGGGGACCGACCCAAATCATCATGGAGATGCCATGCCCGAACCCATCCGCGTCCTGA